The Pseudomonadota bacterium genome contains the following window.
ACCAAGTAGGTCACACAATACAACGAGCAGCGCTCCACTTACAAAAGCAACCGGGATAACTCGCCTGTGGTGCAACCCTACAAGAAGACGCACCGCTGCCGGCACAACGATCCCCACAAATCCGATCACCCCGCACTGTGCTACGATCCAACCAACAACGACCGATGTTAGGATAAACGCATTTCTAGAGAGCCGCGGCCCATCAACCCCCTTTATTGCAGCTATATCGTCACCAAAGAGCATCAAGTCGAGCTCTCGGTGGTGCTTCCAGATCACAACGACCCCGATTAAGATCGCCCCGATACCGAGAGCTGACCACGATAGCACCGGGACTCCCCCCATCATCCAACGGGTAACTCGAAAGAGCTGCGAATAGTCGCTTAGATATTGAATCAGGGTCAGAAGACTGGAGCAAAAGAAACTAAAAACAACCCCTATAAGTAAGAGCGAATCTCGCGCTGCTCCAACCACTGTCTTACTAAGCAGCATTATCAGAAATATGCTGATAGCTGCGCCGAAGATAGCGCATGCCTCAACATCAAAAAGCGCTCCCCCACCGCAGAGTAGTGACAAGGAGGCCCCAAGGGC
Protein-coding sequences here:
- a CDS encoding iron ABC transporter permease translates to AVLLGATQYSPTQLLTDSQAQLVVFELRLPRVLFALLVGGGLSVIGAAYQALFRNQLASPFSLGVSSGAALGASLSLLCGGGALFDVEACAIFGAAISIFLIMLLSKTVVGAARDSLLLIGVVFSFFCSSLLTLIQYLSDYSQLFRVTRWMMGGVPVLSWSALGIGAILIGVVVIWKHHRELDLMLFGDDIAAIKGVDGPRLSRNAFILTSVVVGWIVAQCGVIGFVGIVVPAAVRLLVGLHHRRVIPVAFVSGALLVVLCDLLGRVVTPPFEVPAGVFTAVLGGPVFVLLLIRGNRRVL